The following DNA comes from Terriglobia bacterium.
CCGGGGCACTGAACAAGCCGAAACCACAGAGGACGCGGAGGGCCACCGAGGTCCTCCGTTATTTTTTTGCCTCTGTGTCCTCTGTGGTTAAATTGACCATGTTGACGGCAACCCCCAATTCCGTCCCCTTTGCCGGACTCCCGCCGGAATACGCCATTCCGGAGCAGGCGCCGTCGTTGCCGGAGGCGCGTGCCTACTGTGAGCGCCTGGCGCGCAGCCATTACGAGAATTTTTCCGTCGCCACCTGGTTTCTTCCGGAACGCGTTCGCCCTCATTTCTACAGCGTTTACGCCTACTGCCGAATTTCGGATGATCTGGGCGACGAAGTCGGCGATCCGCAGCAGTCCTTGCGCCTGCTGCAGGATTGGGAAGGGGAGCTGAATGCAACCTACTTGAGCCTGGTGCAGGCGCCGCCCCCCGATGTGCGGAGAAATGTAGAAAAGCTTGAGCCGGGACCCTCATCGCGCAACCCGGCGCGTCCCACCCACCCCGTTTTTATCGCACTGCGGGAGACCATCCGCGAGTGCAACATCCCGCGTGAGCCCTTTGCGGACCTGCTGAAGGCCTTTCGCCAGGATCAGACCGTCGGCCGCTATCCGGCCTTTGACGATGTGCTGGCATATTGCCGCTACTCGGCCAATCCCGTCGGCCGGCTTGTGCTCTACGTCTGCGGCTATTGCGACGACGAACGCCAGCAGCTTTCCGACTTCACTTGTACCGCGCTGCAATTGGCGAATTTCTGGCAGGACGTCTGGAGCGACTACGGCAAGGGCCGCATTTATCTTCCGCTGGAAGACATGGGGCACTTCGGCGTCAGCGAGCAGGACATCGCCAGCCGCCGCTGTACCCCACAATTCCGCGAGCTGATGAAATTCGAGGTCGCGCGCGCGCGCGAGTGGTTCCACCGCGGCTTGCCGCTGGCGCGCAAAGTGGACAAAGACTTGGCGCCCGATATCGAACTGTTTACCCGCGGCGGCCAGGAAATTTTGCTTGCCATCGAGCGCCAGAACTTCGATGTTTTAACCAGACGCCCGGCTATTTCCAAGGCAAGGAAACTCGCCCTGGTCGCGAAAGCCGCACTGGGAAAAATCCTTTGAACATGAACTCACCACGGAGACACGGAGACACAGAAAAATCATCAGGTCTTTCTCCGTGTCTCCGTGCCTCTGTGGTGAATTCGAGCTCTCCACGTAACCCATGACCGTCCTCGCCCAAACCGGCCAGGCCCCAAGCGCGCCCCGCGCTGCGCCCGTGCAACTGCGCACTGCGTACGGCGTGTGCCGGCACATTACGCGCAAGGCGGCGCGCAATTTCTACTATGCATTTCTCGTGCTGCCGCGGCGCAAGCGCGATGCCCTCAGCGCCGTGTACGCGTTCATGCGCCACGCCGACGACATCAGCGATGACCCGCAGCTCACGCCGGAAGACAAGCGCCTCCGGCTCAATGCCTGGCTCGACTCTTTGCATGGCGTAGTGGCCGGCGAACCCACCGACGACCCCGTCCTCATGGCGGTTGGCGACAGCCAGCGCCGCTTCAAGATACCCATTGAACTGCTGGAAACGCTGGTCTACGGCACCGCCATGGACGTCCCCTGGCCCAATAGCCGGCAGCCGGTGGCCGACAGTCCAGGCGTGCTCTACACGACCTTCGACGATCTCTACAACTACTGCTACCACGTTGCTTCGGTTGTGGGCCTGGTCTGCATCCGCGTCTTCGGCTATCGCGATCCCGCGGCGGAAGCTCTTGCCGAGCGCTGCGGCATCGCCTTTCAGCTCACCAACATCATTCGCGACGTCAAGGAAGACGCCGCCATGGGCCGCATCTATCTGCCGCAGGAGGACCTCGACCGTTGCGGCATCGGCGCCAGTATGTTTCGTGCACCGAAGCCGGCGGCATTTCGTGCGCTGCTGGAGATGGAAGCCGATCGCGCCCGCCAGTATTACGACTCGGGGCGGCAGTTGATCGCGTACATGGACGAGGACAGCCAAGCGGCCCTTTGGACCCTGGTCGAAATCTACAGCCGGTTACTGGAAAAAATTGCTGCCAGGGACTACGACGTCTTTACCGAACGCGTGCGGCTCACCACCGGCGAAAAGCTCCGCATCCTCTGCAAGGGCCTGTGGCGGCGGATCACGGAATGACCCCGGCAACCCAGAAACCTCCGACCGTAGCCGTCATCGGCGGAGGCCTCGCCGGACTGGCCGCCGGTTGCGCGCTGGCCGACACCGGCTTCCGCGTCTCGCTGTTCGAGCGCCGTCCCTACCTCGGGGGCCGCGCCTCGTCCTACCAGCACCCCGGCACCGGCGAGGTGGTGGACAATTGCCAGCACGTGCTGCTGGGCTGCTGTACGAACCTGATTGATTTCTACCAGCGCATCGGCGCGCAGGACAAAATCCGCTGGTACCGGCGCTTGACGTTCATTGAGCCCGGAGGCCGGCGCTCCGTCATTGAGCCGGGAATACTGCCGGCTCCACTCCACAGCGCGACCTCGTTCTTGCGTGCCGCCTGCCTTTCGCCGGCGGACAAGCTGGCCATCGCCCGCGGCATGCTGGCGCTGACGGCTCGCTTACCCGCTGACGACGGTCCGCCGTTCCTCGATTGGCTCCGCGATCATGGTCAGACGCAGCGCGCGATTGACCGCTTCTGGCGCGTGGTGCTGGTCAGCGCGCTCAATGAGGATTTGGAACGTGTCTCGTCGCGCTACGCGGCCCAGGTTTTTCGCGAGTCGTTCCTCAAGTCGGCGCAAGCAGGCGCCCTCGGCTTGCCCGCGCTGCCCTTGTCCGATCTCTACGGGATCGCCGGCGATCACATCCAGCGCCACGGCGGTGGCGTGCAATTGCGTGCTGCCGCCGATGCCTTCCGCCCTGAGCGGGGCA
Coding sequences within:
- the hpnC gene encoding squalene synthase HpnC; the encoded protein is MLTATPNSVPFAGLPPEYAIPEQAPSLPEARAYCERLARSHYENFSVATWFLPERVRPHFYSVYAYCRISDDLGDEVGDPQQSLRLLQDWEGELNATYLSLVQAPPPDVRRNVEKLEPGPSSRNPARPTHPVFIALRETIRECNIPREPFADLLKAFRQDQTVGRYPAFDDVLAYCRYSANPVGRLVLYVCGYCDDERQQLSDFTCTALQLANFWQDVWSDYGKGRIYLPLEDMGHFGVSEQDIASRRCTPQFRELMKFEVARAREWFHRGLPLARKVDKDLAPDIELFTRGGQEILLAIERQNFDVLTRRPAISKARKLALVAKAALGKIL
- a CDS encoding phytoene/squalene synthase family protein — protein: MTVLAQTGQAPSAPRAAPVQLRTAYGVCRHITRKAARNFYYAFLVLPRRKRDALSAVYAFMRHADDISDDPQLTPEDKRLRLNAWLDSLHGVVAGEPTDDPVLMAVGDSQRRFKIPIELLETLVYGTAMDVPWPNSRQPVADSPGVLYTTFDDLYNYCYHVASVVGLVCIRVFGYRDPAAEALAERCGIAFQLTNIIRDVKEDAAMGRIYLPQEDLDRCGIGASMFRAPKPAAFRALLEMEADRARQYYDSGRQLIAYMDEDSQAALWTLVEIYSRLLEKIAARDYDVFTERVRLTTGEKLRILCKGLWRRITE